The Myxococcaceae bacterium JPH2 genome window below encodes:
- a CDS encoding metallophosphoesterase — translation MRVAILADIHGNLPACEAVLEDIARSVAPDYIVAAGDLALRGAHPRETVELLTSRCDSLLMGNTDCYLAGNYLGGAYRERDHWKTELLRWTRDQLGDTLLQQLGGLPFSVRYTPRKGQDLFVCHANPRNLEESLDPTLDDQAVRRFFTHLDAAACAFGHLHFPYRRRVGRMLIADVASAGIPRDGDLRPAYGVFTFTPKGWRVQIRRVRYPVRKATQALTARRVPGGPLLIHKLVEARYRHHHALMEAARRHSGLPPPGPVLRPPPGSASRRPVAAPCDDAPPPDVDPSSLPTDMDGTVTDATPLPLDVLHDLDG, via the coding sequence ATGCGGGTCGCCATCCTCGCGGACATACACGGCAATCTTCCTGCCTGCGAGGCGGTCCTCGAGGACATCGCGCGCTCGGTCGCCCCCGACTACATCGTCGCGGCCGGTGACCTGGCGCTGCGCGGTGCCCACCCTCGAGAGACGGTGGAGCTGCTCACCAGCCGCTGCGACTCGCTGCTGATGGGCAACACCGACTGCTACCTCGCGGGGAACTACCTGGGCGGGGCGTACCGCGAGCGGGACCACTGGAAGACGGAGCTGCTGCGCTGGACGCGGGATCAGCTCGGCGACACGCTCTTGCAGCAGTTGGGGGGCCTGCCCTTCTCCGTGCGCTACACGCCGCGCAAGGGGCAGGACCTGTTCGTCTGCCACGCCAATCCCCGCAACCTCGAAGAGTCCCTGGACCCCACGCTGGATGACCAGGCGGTGCGGCGCTTCTTCACGCACCTGGATGCCGCGGCGTGCGCGTTCGGGCACCTGCACTTTCCCTATCGCCGCCGCGTGGGGCGGATGCTCATCGCCGATGTCGCCAGCGCGGGCATTCCCCGTGATGGTGACCTGCGCCCCGCCTACGGCGTCTTCACCTTCACGCCCAAGGGCTGGCGGGTGCAGATCCGCCGCGTGCGCTACCCGGTGCGCAAGGCCACCCAGGCGCTCACCGCGCGGCGCGTGCCCGGTGGACCGCTGCTCATCCACAAGCTGGTGGAGGCGCGCTACCGGCACCACCACGCGCTCATGGAGGCCGCGCGCCGCCACTCGGGCCTGCCCCCACCGGGGCCCGTGCTGCGACCGCCTCCGGGCTCTGCCTCGCGTCGGCCTGTCGCCGCGCCTTGCGATGACGCCCCGCCTCCCGATGTGGATCCGTCGTCGCTGCCCACCGACATGGACGGCACGGTGACGGACGCGACGCCGCTGCCGCTCGACGTGCTGCACGACCTGGACGGGTAG
- a CDS encoding PAS domain-containing protein — MSLRTLLVPLLLPAALVAVLLALFGQPGGALAASLVTLAGSAIALGTSRQVSEQQLRALARKTLGRADGTSTMAPPSDRLDEFTSLEGAIDSLHSQLSARNAELIQGARTLTAVLDGMAEGIWVTDAEGTVVRHNDALTQLLHQPAGGIIGQRPLALIRNEALNDAVSRACREGESTRLELTLEGLFPRTLSLRVTPLGGDLPGSAAVFHDVTELRRLEKVRKDFVANVSHELRTPITAIRGYAETLQGGALNDPQVAPKMVDIIHRQSERLSELVEDLLELSRLEAREVHLQQARVPLAIASARAAEAVRLKAEGKSQHIELHVPPDLRAQGDERAIEQVLLNLLDNAVKYTPAGGRVDVYGTLEDGRCVVRVQDTGVGIEQKHLYRIFERFYRVDKGRSRDMGGTGLGLSIVKHLVGAMAGEIKVESQPNVGSTFTIFLPAATPEAATG, encoded by the coding sequence ATGTCCCTGCGCACCCTCCTGGTCCCGCTGCTGCTTCCAGCCGCGCTGGTGGCCGTGTTGCTCGCGCTCTTTGGTCAGCCGGGAGGCGCGCTGGCCGCGTCGCTCGTGACGCTGGCGGGCTCCGCCATCGCGCTGGGGACGAGCCGACAGGTGTCCGAGCAGCAGCTCCGCGCCCTGGCGCGCAAGACGCTCGGGCGCGCCGACGGGACGTCCACCATGGCCCCGCCGTCGGACCGGCTCGATGAGTTCACGAGCCTGGAGGGCGCCATCGACTCGCTCCACTCCCAGCTATCCGCGCGCAACGCGGAGCTCATCCAGGGCGCTCGCACGCTGACCGCCGTCCTGGATGGCATGGCCGAGGGCATCTGGGTCACCGATGCCGAGGGCACCGTGGTGCGCCACAACGACGCGCTCACGCAGCTGCTCCACCAGCCCGCGGGCGGAATCATCGGCCAGCGCCCCCTCGCCCTCATCCGCAACGAGGCCCTCAACGACGCGGTGAGCCGCGCGTGCCGGGAGGGAGAGTCCACGCGGCTGGAGCTGACACTCGAGGGCCTGTTCCCCCGCACCCTGTCGCTGCGGGTGACGCCGCTCGGTGGGGACCTGCCCGGCAGCGCCGCCGTCTTCCACGACGTCACCGAGCTGCGCCGCCTGGAGAAGGTGCGCAAGGACTTCGTCGCCAACGTCTCGCACGAACTGCGCACGCCCATCACCGCGATTCGCGGCTACGCCGAGACGCTCCAGGGCGGCGCGCTGAACGACCCGCAGGTGGCCCCCAAGATGGTGGACATCATCCACCGCCAGTCCGAGCGCCTCTCCGAGCTGGTGGAGGACCTGCTCGAGCTCTCCCGCCTGGAGGCCCGTGAGGTGCATCTCCAGCAGGCCCGCGTCCCCCTGGCCATCGCGTCCGCGCGCGCCGCGGAGGCCGTGCGGCTCAAGGCCGAGGGCAAGTCACAGCACATCGAGCTGCACGTCCCCCCCGACCTGCGCGCCCAGGGCGACGAGCGGGCCATCGAGCAGGTGCTCCTCAACCTGCTCGACAACGCCGTGAAGTACACCCCCGCCGGCGGCCGCGTGGATGTCTACGGCACCCTCGAGGATGGCCGCTGCGTGGTGCGCGTCCAGGACACCGGCGTCGGAATCGAGCAAAAGCATCTTTATCGTATATTCGAGAGATTCTACCGGGTGGACAAGGGCCGCAGCCGGGACATGGGCGGCACGGGGCTGGGCCTCTCCATCGTGAAACATCTGGTGGGCGCCATGGCGGGGGAGATCAAGGTGGAGAGCCAGCCGAACGTGGGCAGCACCTTCACGATTTTTCTGCCCGCGGCTACCCCGGAGGCGGCGACCGGATAG
- a CDS encoding winged helix-turn-helix domain-containing protein, with translation MARILIIEDEQDLAGLVDYNLRAAGFETESSNTGAGGLARARAAPPDLVLLDLMLPDVAGGEVLRMLKSDPDLKKTAVVIVSARGQEADRIQGLELGADDYVVKPFSVRELLLRVKAVLRRADAEEGPAAVLSAGDISLDTSRHQVRVKGEEVVLTALEFRLLRTLLERSDRVQTREVLLSDVWGIQAEIHTRTVDTHIKRLREKLGPAGDIIETVRGVGYKLSPP, from the coding sequence ATGGCACGCATCCTGATCATCGAGGACGAGCAGGACCTCGCCGGGCTCGTCGACTACAACCTTCGCGCCGCGGGCTTCGAGACCGAGTCGTCGAACACGGGAGCTGGAGGATTGGCCCGTGCTCGCGCCGCCCCGCCGGACCTCGTCCTGCTGGACCTCATGCTGCCCGATGTCGCGGGCGGCGAGGTCCTGCGGATGCTCAAGAGCGATCCCGACCTCAAGAAGACCGCCGTCGTCATCGTCAGCGCGCGCGGACAGGAAGCCGACCGCATCCAGGGGTTGGAGCTGGGCGCGGATGACTACGTGGTGAAGCCCTTCTCGGTCCGCGAGCTGCTCCTGCGCGTCAAGGCCGTGCTGCGCCGCGCGGACGCGGAGGAAGGGCCCGCGGCGGTGCTCTCGGCGGGGGACATCAGCCTGGACACGTCGCGGCATCAGGTGCGCGTCAAGGGCGAGGAAGTGGTGCTCACCGCGCTGGAGTTCCGGCTGCTGCGCACCCTGCTGGAGCGCAGCGACCGCGTGCAGACGCGCGAGGTGCTCCTGTCCGATGTCTGGGGCATCCAGGCGGAGATCCACACCCGCACGGTGGACACGCACATCAAGCGCCTTCGCGAGAAGCTCGGCCCCGCCGGCGACATCATCGAGACGGTGCGAGGCGTTGGCTACAAGCTCAGCCCCCCCTGA
- a CDS encoding DUF177 domain-containing protein has product MVVKIEQIKETGLTLDEPVGLPLLTEVLEGAASGTDTGFQATGPSTLHATFRKVSGGVLLEGKLTAHLKAPCKRCLADVSLDLPVSFLLNLVPASLARGDDFKDDDESSMEKKERGQGESGGSFELESADQQVFDGKTIDLDPIVREQVLLALPMNAVCREDCQGLCAQCGQNLNEKKCGCETKVVDPRLAPLKNIKLN; this is encoded by the coding sequence ATGGTCGTAAAGATTGAACAAATCAAAGAGACGGGGCTGACGCTCGACGAGCCCGTGGGTCTCCCTCTGCTGACGGAGGTGCTGGAGGGCGCGGCGTCCGGCACGGACACCGGCTTTCAGGCGACCGGTCCGTCCACGCTCCACGCGACCTTCCGCAAGGTCAGCGGCGGCGTGCTGCTCGAGGGCAAGCTCACGGCGCACCTGAAGGCGCCCTGCAAGCGCTGCCTCGCCGACGTGTCGCTCGACCTGCCTGTGTCCTTCCTGCTCAACCTGGTGCCCGCGTCCCTGGCCCGGGGCGACGACTTCAAGGATGACGACGAGTCCTCCATGGAGAAGAAGGAGCGAGGGCAGGGGGAGTCCGGCGGCTCGTTCGAGTTGGAGTCGGCGGACCAGCAGGTCTTCGATGGAAAGACGATCGATCTGGATCCGATCGTCCGGGAACAGGTATTGCTCGCGCTCCCGATGAACGCTGTCTGTCGGGAAGACTGCCAGGGGCTCTGTGCGCAGTGCGGCCAGAACCTCAATGAGAAGAAGTGCGGCTGTGAGACGAAGGTCGTTGACCCTCGGCTGGCACCGCTCAAGAACATCAAGCTGAACTGA
- the rpmF gene encoding 50S ribosomal protein L32: protein MGVPKKRTSKMRRDRRRAANNNLRSAVQVIKCAKCKEPVLPHRACAACGTYGGREVIATQA, encoded by the coding sequence GTGGGAGTTCCCAAGAAGCGGACGTCGAAGATGCGCCGGGATCGCCGCCGGGCGGCCAACAACAACCTGCGGTCGGCCGTGCAGGTCATCAAGTGCGCCAAGTGCAAGGAGCCGGTGCTTCCTCACCGCGCCTGCGCGGCGTGCGGAACGTACGGCGGCCGAGAGGTCATCGCGACGCAGGCGTAG
- the plsX gene encoding phosphate acyltransferase PlsX, with amino-acid sequence MRLVLDAMGGDHAPGAVVDGGVLFARAYPGHEVVLVGDEARVRPVLEKAEPPENVLFRHASEVVEMDEHASAAFRRKRDSSLRVGFELVRDGEASALVSAGNSGAVMAGGLLTLGRIPGVERPAIAALFPALKGGGRCLLLDAGANVDCRPLHLAQFAVLGEAYVRMRLGIARPRVAVLSNGEEPSKGTVLTREASALLRGSPLEFVGYVEGKDLFSGDVEVVVTDGFTGNVVLKTSEGVGMGMAGLMRQAIEKRGGLPEKLGALLLKPTLAGLRRVMDYAEYGGAPLLGIQGVGIVAHGRSSPRAIFNALVTALQAARAGMQEEMTRCIRNAAAWLPAQQKGKKATDANESD; translated from the coding sequence GTGCGCCTCGTCCTCGATGCCATGGGCGGCGATCACGCCCCCGGTGCCGTCGTTGATGGGGGCGTACTGTTCGCGCGGGCCTACCCCGGGCACGAAGTCGTGCTGGTCGGGGATGAGGCCCGCGTGCGTCCCGTGCTGGAAAAAGCGGAGCCGCCCGAGAACGTCCTCTTCCGCCATGCCTCCGAGGTGGTGGAGATGGACGAACACGCGTCGGCGGCCTTCCGACGCAAGCGTGATTCCTCGCTCCGGGTGGGCTTCGAGCTCGTCCGAGATGGCGAGGCGTCCGCGTTGGTGTCAGCTGGCAACTCGGGCGCGGTGATGGCCGGAGGGCTGCTGACGCTGGGGCGCATCCCCGGAGTCGAGCGGCCTGCCATCGCGGCGCTGTTCCCAGCGCTCAAGGGCGGTGGGCGGTGCCTGCTGTTGGACGCGGGCGCCAATGTGGACTGCCGGCCCTTGCACCTGGCCCAGTTCGCCGTGCTCGGCGAGGCGTACGTGCGGATGCGATTGGGCATCGCGCGTCCTCGCGTGGCGGTGCTCTCCAACGGTGAGGAGCCCTCCAAGGGCACGGTGCTCACCCGCGAGGCGAGCGCGCTGCTGCGCGGCTCCCCGCTGGAGTTCGTGGGCTACGTTGAGGGCAAGGACCTGTTCTCCGGCGACGTGGAGGTCGTCGTGACGGATGGGTTCACCGGAAATGTCGTGCTCAAGACATCCGAGGGCGTGGGCATGGGCATGGCGGGGCTCATGCGGCAGGCCATCGAGAAGCGGGGCGGCCTGCCCGAGAAGCTCGGTGCGCTGCTCCTCAAGCCGACCCTCGCGGGGCTGCGCCGCGTCATGGATTACGCCGAGTACGGCGGTGCGCCGCTCCTCGGAATCCAGGGCGTGGGCATCGTCGCCCATGGTCGTTCCTCGCCTCGCGCCATCTTCAACGCGCTCGTCACGGCGCTGCAGGCGGCGCGCGCGGGCATGCAGGAGGAAATGACACGTTGCATTCGCAACGCAGCTGCATGGCTCCCTGCCCAGCAGAAGGGAAAGAAGGCGACAGACGCTAACGAATCCGATTAG
- a CDS encoding ketoacyl-ACP synthase III has translation MERTQIVGTGSYAPARVLTNQDLERLVDTTDAWIRERTGIEERRQAAPDESTSDMAVQAARPALAMAGLQPEDLDLIVVGTVTPDMPMPSCAAFVQAKLGARRAFAFDVAAACSGSLYALSVADQFVRTGQARRALVIGAELFSRSLDWSDRNTCVLFGDGAGALVLAPASEAEDSGPPRGILSTHLRTDGAHAEILTIPGGGSRMPMTEEVLHERLNTVHMNGREVFKFAVRALVDCTQEALAAHGLEAGQVDHVIAHQANLRILEAVLARLEIPREKCWLNLHKYGNTSSASLPISLDEALRAGRLKRGDIIVMMAIGAGMTWGTAVVRW, from the coding sequence GTGGAACGCACCCAAATCGTCGGAACCGGTTCGTACGCCCCAGCGCGCGTCCTCACCAATCAGGACTTGGAGCGCCTCGTTGACACCACCGATGCGTGGATTCGAGAGCGCACCGGCATCGAGGAGCGCCGTCAGGCCGCTCCAGATGAGTCCACGAGCGACATGGCCGTCCAGGCGGCAAGGCCCGCGCTGGCCATGGCGGGGCTCCAGCCCGAAGACCTGGACCTCATCGTCGTCGGCACCGTGACGCCCGACATGCCCATGCCCTCCTGCGCGGCCTTCGTGCAGGCGAAGCTGGGGGCTCGGCGCGCCTTTGCCTTCGACGTTGCCGCGGCCTGCTCGGGCTCGCTCTACGCGCTCAGCGTCGCGGACCAGTTCGTGCGCACGGGCCAGGCACGGCGCGCCCTGGTGATTGGGGCGGAGCTCTTCAGCCGGTCGCTCGACTGGTCGGACCGCAATACCTGTGTGCTCTTCGGCGATGGGGCGGGGGCGTTGGTGCTGGCGCCCGCGTCGGAGGCGGAGGACTCCGGCCCTCCGCGCGGCATCCTCTCCACGCACCTGCGCACGGACGGCGCCCACGCGGAGATTCTCACCATCCCTGGCGGCGGCTCGCGCATGCCCATGACGGAGGAGGTGCTGCACGAGCGGCTGAACACCGTCCACATGAATGGCCGGGAGGTCTTCAAGTTCGCCGTGCGAGCCCTGGTCGACTGCACCCAGGAGGCCCTGGCGGCGCATGGGCTCGAAGCGGGCCAGGTGGACCACGTCATTGCGCACCAAGCCAATCTGCGAATCCTGGAGGCGGTGCTGGCTCGGCTGGAGATTCCGCGTGAAAAGTGCTGGCTCAACCTGCACAAGTACGGCAACACGTCGTCCGCTTCGCTGCCCATTTCCCTGGATGAAGCGCTGCGCGCTGGTCGCCTGAAGCGCGGGGACATCATCGTGATGATGGCCATTGGCGCGGGGATGACCTGGGGAACCGCGGTGGTGCGCTGGTAG
- the fabD gene encoding ACP S-malonyltransferase, with protein sequence MSKVAFVFPGQGSQVVGMGKDLYEAFPEARAVFDAVDDALGEKLSTTCFEGPEEALKLTANTQPAILTVSLAVHAVFAKRGPAPAFVAGHSLGEYSALVAAGAMGLADAARSVRARGTFMQDAVPAGVGAMAAVLGLAPEKVKAACDAAAQGQVVSPANYNSPEQTVIAGDAAAVERAGVLCKEAGAKKVMPLPVSAPFHCALMDPVKPRLAEVLGRVSLSAPQVPVVTNVEARPNSDVARVVPLLLEQVSAPVRWIECVEALKAEGVTRVIELGPGKVLCGLVKRITKDIETFNVENTATLDKVLAALGAQ encoded by the coding sequence ATGTCGAAGGTCGCGTTCGTTTTCCCGGGGCAGGGCAGTCAGGTCGTTGGGATGGGCAAGGATCTCTACGAGGCATTCCCCGAGGCCCGGGCCGTCTTCGACGCCGTGGATGATGCGCTCGGCGAGAAGCTCTCCACGACGTGCTTCGAGGGCCCCGAAGAGGCGCTCAAGCTCACCGCCAACACGCAGCCCGCCATCCTGACGGTGTCCCTGGCCGTCCACGCGGTCTTCGCCAAGCGCGGACCCGCGCCGGCCTTCGTGGCGGGCCACTCGCTGGGCGAGTACTCCGCGCTGGTGGCCGCTGGGGCCATGGGGCTGGCGGATGCCGCCCGGTCCGTGCGCGCGCGCGGCACCTTCATGCAGGACGCCGTGCCCGCGGGCGTGGGGGCCATGGCCGCCGTGCTTGGCCTGGCGCCTGAGAAGGTGAAGGCCGCGTGTGATGCGGCCGCGCAGGGGCAGGTGGTGTCCCCGGCCAACTACAATTCACCCGAGCAGACCGTCATCGCCGGAGACGCCGCCGCCGTCGAGCGCGCGGGCGTCCTGTGCAAGGAGGCGGGCGCCAAGAAGGTCATGCCGCTGCCCGTGTCCGCGCCGTTCCACTGCGCGCTGATGGACCCCGTGAAGCCGCGGCTCGCCGAGGTGCTGGGCCGCGTGTCGCTCTCCGCGCCCCAGGTGCCGGTGGTGACCAACGTGGAGGCGCGGCCGAACTCGGACGTGGCCCGCGTGGTGCCGCTGCTGCTCGAGCAGGTGAGCGCGCCGGTGCGGTGGATCGAGTGCGTGGAGGCCCTCAAGGCCGAGGGCGTCACGCGCGTGATTGAGCTGGGGCCGGGCAAGGTGCTGTGCGGACTCGTGAAGCGCATCACGAAGGACATCGAGACGTTCAACGTGGAGAACACCGCGACCCTGGACAAGGTGCTCGCGGCGCTGGGGGCGCAATGA
- the fabG gene encoding 3-oxoacyl-[acyl-carrier-protein] reductase has product MSGFKDKVVLVTGGSRGIGRACALAFAKAGAATVVISYVGNEAAAQETVALLQKEGAKAEAVRFDVADATACGSAVDSIIKAHGRLDVLVNNAGVAVDGLVMRVKDEDWDKQLDTNLKGAFALIRAASRPMMKQRGGAIINLTSVVGEMGNGGQAAYAASKAGLIGLTKSVAKELASRNIRVNAVSPGFIGTDMTSHLDDDLRQKMTAGIPLGRLGNADEVAGAVLFLAGDAASYITGEVLKVNGGMYM; this is encoded by the coding sequence ATGAGCGGCTTCAAGGACAAGGTCGTGCTGGTGACAGGCGGTTCGCGCGGCATCGGCCGGGCGTGTGCGCTGGCGTTCGCGAAGGCGGGCGCGGCCACCGTGGTCATCAGCTACGTGGGCAACGAGGCGGCCGCGCAGGAGACGGTGGCCCTCCTCCAGAAGGAAGGCGCCAAGGCCGAGGCCGTGCGCTTCGACGTGGCGGACGCCACCGCGTGTGGCAGCGCGGTGGACAGCATCATCAAGGCCCACGGCCGGCTGGACGTGCTCGTCAACAACGCGGGCGTCGCGGTGGACGGGCTCGTGATGCGCGTGAAGGACGAGGACTGGGACAAGCAGCTCGACACCAACCTCAAGGGCGCCTTCGCCCTCATCCGCGCCGCCAGCCGTCCCATGATGAAGCAGCGCGGCGGGGCCATCATCAACCTCACCTCCGTGGTGGGCGAGATGGGCAACGGCGGCCAGGCCGCCTACGCGGCCTCCAAGGCGGGCCTCATCGGCTTGACCAAGTCCGTGGCCAAGGAGCTGGCGAGTCGGAATATCCGCGTGAACGCGGTATCTCCGGGTTTCATCGGAACGGACATGACGTCTCACCTCGATGACGACCTGCGGCAGAAGATGACCGCGGGCATCCCGCTGGGGCGGTTGGGCAATGCGGATGAGGTCGCGGGGGCTGTGTTGTTCCTCGCGGGTGACGCGGCGTCCTACATCACCGGTGAGGTCCTGAAGGTAAACGGCGGCATGTACATGTAA
- the acpP gene encoding acyl carrier protein, translating to MSTSTIDPKVVESKVKSIIADQLGVGEDEIKPESSFIEDLGADSLDIVELVMAMEEEFEVEIPDEEAENIKTVGDAINYINTHKK from the coding sequence ATGTCGACGTCAACCATCGACCCCAAGGTCGTCGAGTCCAAGGTCAAGTCCATCATCGCCGACCAGCTCGGGGTGGGGGAGGATGAGATCAAGCCTGAGTCCTCCTTCATCGAGGACCTCGGCGCGGACAGCCTCGACATCGTGGAGCTCGTGATGGCGATGGAGGAGGAGTTCGAGGTCGAGATCCCCGACGAGGAGGCCGAGAACATCAAGACCGTCGGGGATGCCATCAACTACATCAACACCCACAAGAAGTAG
- the fabF gene encoding beta-ketoacyl-ACP synthase II: MTNRRVVVTGTGMISALGTGTEKNWQAMLAGKSGIGLVTRFDPGKIDARIAGEVKDFVPEEFIDRREVRRMDLFAQYAMAAADMAVKESGIPIGLDTPNGYAPEKVGVIVGSGIGGISSLEEQHRKGLEKGFDRLSPFFIIQMIVNMAPGLISMRYNCKGPNWAPVSACATSAHAIGEAWKSIRLGETDAAIAGGAEASITPLGLGGFAVMKALSTRNHDPAGSSRPFDKERDGFVMGEGAGIIILEELEAAKKRGANILAELVGYGANSDAYHVTQPAPEGEGAARCMRLALQTAGMRPEDVGYINAHGTSTEFNDANETKAIKAVFGDHARKLAVSSTKSMTGHMLGAAGGAEAVVSVQVLTRNVLPPTINQTTPDPTCDLDYVPNHAREAKVDAVMSNSFGFGGTNAVLLFKRFK; the protein is encoded by the coding sequence GTGACAAACCGTCGAGTCGTCGTCACCGGCACCGGAATGATTTCGGCGCTGGGCACCGGGACCGAGAAGAACTGGCAGGCGATGCTCGCCGGCAAGTCTGGCATCGGTCTCGTCACCCGGTTCGACCCGGGAAAGATCGACGCGCGTATCGCGGGCGAGGTGAAGGACTTCGTTCCGGAGGAGTTCATCGACAGGCGCGAAGTGCGCCGGATGGACCTGTTCGCGCAGTACGCCATGGCCGCTGCGGACATGGCCGTGAAGGAGTCTGGGATTCCCATCGGCCTGGATACGCCCAACGGCTATGCGCCGGAGAAGGTGGGCGTCATCGTCGGCTCGGGCATCGGGGGCATCTCCTCCCTGGAGGAGCAGCACCGCAAGGGCCTGGAGAAGGGGTTCGACCGGCTGTCGCCCTTCTTCATCATCCAGATGATCGTCAACATGGCGCCTGGGCTCATCTCCATGCGCTACAACTGCAAGGGCCCCAACTGGGCTCCTGTGTCCGCGTGCGCCACCAGCGCTCACGCCATTGGTGAGGCCTGGAAGTCCATCCGCCTGGGTGAGACGGACGCGGCCATCGCCGGTGGAGCCGAGGCCTCCATCACCCCGTTGGGGCTGGGTGGCTTCGCGGTGATGAAGGCGCTGTCCACGCGCAATCACGACCCCGCGGGGTCCAGCCGCCCGTTCGACAAGGAGCGGGATGGCTTCGTGATGGGCGAGGGCGCCGGCATCATCATCCTGGAGGAGCTGGAGGCCGCGAAGAAGCGCGGCGCCAACATCCTCGCGGAGCTGGTGGGCTACGGCGCGAACTCGGACGCCTACCACGTGACGCAGCCGGCGCCCGAGGGCGAGGGCGCGGCGCGGTGCATGCGGCTGGCGCTGCAGACGGCGGGCATGCGGCCCGAGGACGTGGGCTACATCAACGCGCACGGCACCTCCACCGAGTTCAACGACGCGAACGAGACCAAGGCCATCAAGGCGGTGTTCGGCGACCACGCCCGCAAGCTGGCGGTGTCGTCCACCAAGTCCATGACGGGCCACATGCTCGGCGCGGCGGGTGGCGCGGAGGCGGTGGTGAGCGTGCAGGTGCTCACGCGCAACGTGCTGCCGCCCACCATCAACCAGACCACGCCGGATCCGACGTGTGACCTGGACTACGTCCCCAACCACGCCCGCGAGGCGAAGGTGGACGCGGTGATGAGCAACTCGTTCGGCTTCGGTGGCACCAACGCGGTGCTGCTGTTCAAGCGCTTCAAGTAG
- the rpiB gene encoding ribose 5-phosphate isomerase B, giving the protein MRILLASDHAGIELRQELVAALKERGVAFEDAGPQTRESVDYPDFASKVSRAVAAGEATLGVLVCGTGIGMSIVANKHRGVRAALCTTEFEARMARAHNDANVLCLGQRVVGAGVARGILEAFLSTAFEGGRHEKRVQKIREAESQG; this is encoded by the coding sequence GTGAGAATCCTCCTTGCTTCCGACCACGCGGGCATCGAGCTGCGCCAGGAGCTGGTCGCGGCGCTCAAGGAGCGCGGCGTCGCCTTCGAGGACGCGGGCCCTCAGACGCGTGAGTCGGTGGACTACCCCGACTTCGCGTCCAAGGTGTCGCGGGCCGTGGCGGCGGGCGAGGCCACGCTCGGCGTACTCGTGTGCGGCACGGGCATTGGGATGAGCATCGTGGCCAACAAGCACCGCGGCGTGCGCGCGGCCTTGTGCACCACCGAGTTCGAGGCGCGGATGGCGCGTGCCCACAACGACGCCAACGTGCTGTGCCTGGGCCAGCGCGTGGTGGGGGCCGGCGTGGCGCGCGGCATCCTGGAGGCGTTCCTGTCCACCGCCTTCGAGGGCGGGCGCCACGAGAAGCGCGTTCAGAAGATTCGCGAGGCGGAATCGCAGGGCTAG